The Bradyrhizobium sp. LLZ17 genomic sequence TGAGTGTCGATAAAAACGACAACAGGGGAAGTGTCATGATGAAAGCCGTCGCAACTGCGGCAGATACCGCGGAACGCGTCTCCGGCCAGCAGGGCTCGGTGCAGACGCTCTATCTGGAAGCCTTGACTCTGGTGGAGCGGCTGCATCGCCGCCTGCTCGACGTCATCAAGGACGAGTTCGATCGTCGTGGCCGCGCCGACATCAATTCGGTGCAGGCGCTTCTGCTCTACAACATCGGCGACAAGGAGCTGACTGCGGGCGAACTGCGCACGCGCGGTTACTATCTCGGCTCCAACGTCTCCTACAATCTGAAGAAGCTCGTCGAGCTCGGCTTCCTCGATCATCAGCGCTCGCGCGTTGACCGCCGCTCGGTTCGCATTCGCCTGACCCCGCAGGGCCAGGAAGTCCGCCGAATTGTCGACTCGCTCTACCAGAAGCACGTCAAGACGGTGGAGCAGGTCGGCGGCATCTCGGGCGAGGAGTTCTCGACCCTGAACAAGTCGCTGCACCGCCTCGAGCGGTTCTGGACCGACCAGATCCTGTATCGGCTCTGAGTTCCCAAGAACGACGAGGGCCAAGCCGGCCCAACAAGACCGGCGAGCCTTCCAAAAGTGTCTCACTTCCCCAAGCGCATCGGTCCGGCTACTGCCCGGACCGGTGCGTTTTGCCGTTTTTGCAGTTGCGAAAAAAACCTCACAGCCGATCGGAACCAGTTCCCTTTTTGGCGGTTATGTCCGCGGATCGGAGGACGTGATGCTGGTCGAACGCGGGTTGCAGGCTGTGAACGTCGAACTCGTGAGCGATGCCTACGCCATCGCGGCGAATTACCTGCGCCGCTCCGGCGCGATCCCCGATACGCTGGTCACCAATGAGGGGCTGCTCGAGATTATCATCAAGCTGCTCCAGCACGGTGAATTCAACAGGATCAGGCTGGCCAACAAGGCCATCGCCAGGTTCGAGGCGCAAGCCGAGGCCAGAGCGGTTGCCTGATCAAAACTCCGAAAATCTCCCAAAATCAGAGGGTGCCATGGAAGCCACCATCGACCGCATCATGCAAACCTATGACCTGCTCGCCAATCGGACGTCCGCGGCGAGTGCAGAGGCGCGGGAAAAGGTGACAAACTACCTTAACACTCTGATGGAAGCCGGTGAGAAGGACAGCCACAGGTTGACTGTGTGCGGCCTGACCTATCTGCGCCAGCTGGACGGCACCGTGGACCCGGTGAAGGCGGGGTATACCGGGCTGTAGAGAGCGGACGAGCACCATGGGACGACCTTGGCGTTAAGGTCCAGATCGGCCCTTTTGGATGAGGCGAGACCGGAAGGTTCGCGCGAGCTCGCCCATGGTCCGTGTCCCCACCACCATATCTTGCATAAATATCCGGCCCGACCCGCAACTACTTGGCCGGGGGCGGGCAATGTGGTAGATCGCGCTCGCCGCTTCCGATCGCCACACCAGACCCGCCCGTAGCCCGCCAAAAGGCTGCGGCGGTGGAGATATTCGCAAGATGACCTTCGCCAAAACCGCCTCCGCACCCGATTCGTTTTTTACCGCCCCGCTCGACCAGGCCGACCCGGAAATCGCCGCCGCCATCAAGGGCGAGCTCGGCCGGCAGCGCCATGAAGTCGAGCTGATCGCCTCCGAGAACATCGTCAGCCGTGCCGTGCTGGATGCGCAGGGTTCGGTGATGACGAACAAATATGCCGAGGGTTATCCGGGCGCGCGCTACTACGGCGGTTGTGAGTGGGTCGATGTCGCCGAGAACGTCGCGATCGACCGCGCCAAGAAGCTGTTTGGCGCTGGCTTTGCCAACGTCCAAGCCAATTCCGGCAGCCAGATGAATCAGGCGGTGTTTCTGGCGCTGCTCCAGCCCGGCGACACCTTCATGGGCCTCGACCTTGCGGCTGGCGGCCATCTCACCCATGGCTCGCCCGTCAACATGAGCGGCAAATGGTTCAAGGCTGCGCACTACACCGTGCGCCGCGAGGACCAGATCATCGACATGGACGCGGTGGCCAGGCAGGCCGAGCAGGTCAAGCCGAAGCTGATCATCGCAGGCGGCTCGGCCTATTCGCGCACTTGGGATTTCAAGCGTTTTCGCGAGATCGCGGACTCCGTCGGCGCGTACCTGCTGGTCGACATGGCGCACTTCGCAGGGCTTGTCGCGGGCGGCGTGCATGCTTCGCCTGTCCCGCACGCCCACGTCACCACCACGACCACGCACAAGTCGCTGCGCGGTCCGCGCGGCGGCCTGATGCTTTGGAATGACGAGACGCTGACCAAGAAGCTCAACTCGGCGATCTTCCCCGGCCTCCAGGGCGGGCCCTTGATGCATGTGATCGCGGCCAAGGCGGTGGCGTTCGGCGAAGCGCTGCGGCCGGATTTCAAGGTCTATGCGAAGAACGTCGTCGAGAACGCCAAGGCGCTGGCCGAGACGCTGAAGAGCCACGGCTTCGATATTGTCTCGGGCGGCACCGACAATCATCTGATGCTGGTCGACCTCCGGCCGAAAGGCCTGAAGGGCAATGCCTCGGAGAAGGCGCTGGTTCGCGCCGCCATCACCTGCAACAAGAACGGCATTCCGTTCGACCCCGAATCGCCGTTCGTCACCTCCGGAATTCGGCTCGGCACGCCGGCTGCGACCACCCGCGGCTTCGGTGTCGCTGAATTCCAGCAGGTCGGCGGCATGATCGCCGAGGTCCTGAACGCGATCGCGCAATCCTCCGACGGCAAGGCGCCGCTGGTAGAGGCCGCGATCAAGGAGCGGGTCAAGGCGCTCACCGATCGCTTCCCGATCTATCAGTAAGATCCAAGTGAACTGGTAAGAAAACCGGTCAAGGTAAACGGATGCGCTGCCCGAACTGCAACAGTCTCGATACGCAGGTAAAGGACTCGCGTCCGACCGAGGACTCGTCCGTGATCCGCAGGCGGCGCGTGTGCGTCGCCTGCAATTTCCGCTTCACCACCTTCGAGCGCGTGCAGCTGCGCGAGCTCACCGTGATCAAGCGCAACGGCCGTCGCGTGCCGTTCGACCGCGACAAGCTGATGCGCTCGGTGTCGATCTCGCTGCGCAAGCGCCCGGTCGAACCGGAGCGCGTGGAGAAGATGGTCTCCACTATCGTGCGCGAGCTCGAGACCGGCGGCGAGGCCGAGATCTCCTCGGAGGTGATCGGCGAGACCGTGATGGAACATCTGCGCACGCTCGACGACGTCGCCTATGTTCGCTTTGCTTCAGTCTATCGCAATTTCCGCGAGGCCAAGGATTTCGCCGACGTGCTCGGCGAGCTCTCCGGCGAGGAGGAAGCGCGGCTTGCAACGGTACGCAAATGATCTTCCGCATCCTGGAAGATCAATTTGCGCAGAAGGCCCGCGAGACCAAGGACGCCGATCGCCGTTTCATGCAGCTTGCACTGGCGCTCGGCCGGCGCGGGCAGGGCCGGACCTGGCCTAATCCGGCCGTGGGCGCCGTCATCGTCAGGGACGGCGTGATCGTCGGCCGGGGTTGGACGCAGCCCGGCGGTCGGCCGCATGCCGAGCCTGAAGCGCTGAGGCGCGCGGGCGAGGCGGCGCGCGGCTCGACGCTCTACGTCACGCTGGAGCCGTGCTCGCATTTCGGCAAATCGCCGCCCTGCGCCGACGCGGTGATCGCGGCCGGCATCAAGCGGGTGGTGGCGGCGATCGAGGATCCCAATCCGGAGGTGGCGGGTCAGGGCCATGCCCGCTTGCGCGCAGCCGGTATCGTGGTGGATGTCGGGCTATGCGCCGACGAGGCGGCATTCGACCATGCCGGCCATTTCCGCCGCATCCGCGACAAGCGCCCGCAGGTGATCCTCAAGCTCGCGGTCTCGCCCGACGGCAAGATCGGCGCGGCCGGCGGCAAGCCGGTTGCAATCACCGGCGACGCCGCGCGCAACCGCGTGCATCTGTTACGCGCCTCGATCGACGCCATTTTGGTCGGCATCGGCACGGTGCTGGCGGACGACCCACTTCTCACCTGCCGCCTGCCGGGCATGGCCGCGCGTTCGCCGGTGCGCGTGGTGCTCGACCAGAGCCTGCGCATTCCCGCGTCGAGCCAACTCGTGCGCACCGCGCGCGAGACGCCGCTCTGGGTGCTCGGCTCGGAGCTTGCGGAAGCCGCCGCAGCGACACGGCTTGGCGCTGCGGGTGCGCAGATCATCCGCATACCGCCCGCAAGCGCCTCCGGGCTTGATCTTCCGGCTGTGCTGCATGCGCTGGCCGAGAAGGGCATCACGCGGCTGATGGTCGAGGGCGGCAGCCGTGTTGCCGCATCCTTCGTCGCCGCCGAGCTTGCCGATCAGATATGGCTGTTCCGCGGGGCGGAAGGGGTCGGCGCCGATGGGGTTGATGCGCTCGATGCATTGCCCCTGTCGAAAATCACGCAGTCGCAGGGATTCCGCGTTCATGCTAGCGAGACATTCGACAGCGATACTCTCACCATCTACGAGCGCGCATAAATGTTCACCGGCATTGTCACCGATATCGGCGAGATCGTCAGCCTGACAGCTGTGGCGCAGGGGCAGTTGCACCGCCTTCGCATCGCCTGCCGCTACGATCGTGCGACCATCGCCGACGGCGCATCGATTGCCTGCAACGGCGTCTGTCTGACAGTGGTCGCCTCCGGTGTTGACGGCGCCAAAACCTGGTTCGACGTCGATGCTGCGGCCGAGACGCTGGCACTGACGACGGCGAAGCACTGGAAGGTCGGCTCAAAGCTCAATCTGGAGCGCGCTCTGAAGATCGGTGACGAGCTCGGCGGCCATATCGTGGCCGGCCATGCCGACGGGATCGCGACCATCGTCAGCCGCGAGGACTTGCCCGACATGGCGCGGTTCGAGCTTAGCACCACGCGCGAGCTGGCGCGTTTCATCGCCACCAAGGGCTCGATCACGCTCGATGGGGTCTCGCTGACCGTCAATACGGTGAAGGATGTGACCTTCTCGGTGCTGATCATCCCGCACACGCTGACGGTCACGACGATCGGCGGCTGGAAGGCGGGCGCCGAGGTCAACATCGAGGTCGATTTGATGGCCCGCTATGCGGCGCGGCTGACGGAAATGAAGTGACGGCGTAGCCGTCATTCCGGGATGGTCCGCAGGACCAGACCCGGAATCTCGAGATTCCGGGTTCGATGCTTCGCATCGCCCCGGAATGACGGTTTAAAACTTGGCTTAGCCCCTCGCGGCGACTACATAACGCCGACCCTCTGAAACGGATTTGACTATGGCAGACGCGCGGCGCGCACCCCTGAAGGACCAGACCGACATTTCCGGCGCGCGCGCGCTGATTGTCGAGGCGCGGTTCTATGACGATCTCCAGGACGCGATGCTCGAAGGCGCCGTGGCTGAGCTGAAGGCGGCCGGCCTGACCCACGACGTCATCACAGTTCCCGGCGCGCTGGAAATTCCCGCGGCGATCGCCATCGCGGTCGACGCCGCGGCGGGCAGCGGCAAGCCCTATGATGCGGCGATCGCGCTCGGCTGCGTGATCCGCGGCGACACCATCCATTTCGAGATCGTCTCGCAGGAATCCTCGCGCGCGCTGATGGATATTGCGGTGGCGCGAAAGCTGCCGCTCGGCAACGGCATCCTGACCGTCAACACCGAGGCGCAGGCCTGGGCGCGGGCGCGCGCCAGCGAGCTCAACAAAGGCGGCGACGCCGCGCGCGCCGCAATTGCGATGCTGCGCATCAAGCGCCGGCTGGCGCGAGCTTGATCATGGCCGACAACAGCAAAAAGCCGCCGGCTGGCACGGAGAAGAAGGCGAACCGACGCGGTGCGGCGCGGCTCGCAGCCGTGCAGGCGCTGTACCAGATGGATGTCGGCGGCGCCGGAATCAACGACATTTTTGCGGAGTTCGAGAGTCACTGGCTGGGCAACGAGGTCGAGGGCGACACTTATCTCCCCGCGGAAGCAGCATTCTTCCGCGACGTCGTCTCCGGCGTCGTGCGCGACCAGAAGAAGCTCGATCCGCTGATTGACGAGGCGCTTTCAAGGGGCTGGCCCTTGAAGCGGATCGAGGCGATTCTGCGCGCGGTGCTGCGGGCAGGGGCCTACGAATTGGAACACCGCAAGGACGTGCCGGGCCGCGTCGTCGTGTCCGAATATGTCGACGTCGCCAACGCCTTCGTCGACCGCGAGGAGACCGGTATGGTGAACGCGGTGCTCGACCAGATCGGCCGCCAGTTTCGCGGTGACGAGTTCGGGCGGGGGTAGGACGAGACGCAGGGCGGTGAAGTGATGCGACGTGGCTGCCCCATATTCCGTCGTCATCACCCGCGAAGGCGGGTGATCCAGTACTCCGCGGCGGTCGTGCTTGAGCAGAGGCGGCTCGGCGTACTGGATCGCCCGGTCAAGCCGGGCGATGACAGCGATGTGTGTGGCCGACGCTGATGGCAAGCCCACAGAATCCCTCCGGCGAAGACTCCCTCATCGCGCGCTATTTCAAGCCGCTGGCGACCGATCCCGGCGCGTTGGGGCTGGTCGACGACGCCGCGATCCTGCAATCGCTCGGTGAGGACATCGTCGTCACCACCGACGCCGTGGTCGAAGGCGTGCACTATCTTGCCGGTGATCCTCCCGATACCATCGCGCGTAAGGCGCTGCGGGTGAACCTGTCCGACCTCGCCGCCAAGGGTGCGATACCGGCCGGTTTCGTGCTGACGCTGGCGCTGCGCAGCAAGGAGGATGCCTGGCTCAGGCCATTCGCGGAGGCGCTGGGCGAGGACGCCAAGACTTTCGCCTGCCCGCTACTCGGTGGCGACACGGTATCGACGCCGGGGCCGCAGATGATCTCGATCACCGCCTTTGGCCGCGTGCCGCGGGGGCGGATGGTCGGCCGTAGCGGCGCCAGACCGGGCGACCGTATCCTGGTGACGGGCACAATTGGCGACGCCGCGCTCGGTCTCGACGTGCTCACGGGCGGTGCGCTGGCCGGGGCGCTTGCGTCCGATCCCGCTGCAAGGGATGCACTGGTCTCGCGCTATCGCGTGCCGCAGCCGCGCAATGGGCTGGCGCGGGCCGTGCGCGACGATGCGACGGCCGCAATGGACATCTCCGACGGGTTCGCCGGCGATCTAACAAAACTCTGTGCGGCGTCGGGCGTCTCGGCCACGGTCGATGTGGCGAGCGTGCCGCTCTCAGCCATTGCGGCAGGTCTGGTCGCGCGCAACGCCGTTCGCCTCGAGACGCTGCTTGCCGGGGGCGACGACTACGAGGTGCTGTGCACCGTGCCGGCCGCCCAAAGCTTTGCGCTGATTACCGCCGGGCGGGCTGTAGGGATTGGCGTCACGGCGGTCGGCACGATCATCGAGGGCAATGGACGGCCGCACTTCCTGGA encodes the following:
- a CDS encoding riboflavin synthase, with product MFTGIVTDIGEIVSLTAVAQGQLHRLRIACRYDRATIADGASIACNGVCLTVVASGVDGAKTWFDVDAAAETLALTTAKHWKVGSKLNLERALKIGDELGGHIVAGHADGIATIVSREDLPDMARFELSTTRELARFIATKGSITLDGVSLTVNTVKDVTFSVLIIPHTLTVTTIGGWKAGAEVNIEVDLMARYAARLTEMK
- the ldtR gene encoding transcriptional regulator LdtR, with protein sequence MMKAVATAADTAERVSGQQGSVQTLYLEALTLVERLHRRLLDVIKDEFDRRGRADINSVQALLLYNIGDKELTAGELRTRGYYLGSNVSYNLKKLVELGFLDHQRSRVDRRSVRIRLTPQGQEVRRIVDSLYQKHVKTVEQVGGISGEEFSTLNKSLHRLERFWTDQILYRL
- the ribH gene encoding 6,7-dimethyl-8-ribityllumazine synthase, which encodes MADARRAPLKDQTDISGARALIVEARFYDDLQDAMLEGAVAELKAAGLTHDVITVPGALEIPAAIAIAVDAAAGSGKPYDAAIALGCVIRGDTIHFEIVSQESSRALMDIAVARKLPLGNGILTVNTEAQAWARARASELNKGGDAARAAIAMLRIKRRLARA
- the glyA gene encoding serine hydroxymethyltransferase, translated to MTFAKTASAPDSFFTAPLDQADPEIAAAIKGELGRQRHEVELIASENIVSRAVLDAQGSVMTNKYAEGYPGARYYGGCEWVDVAENVAIDRAKKLFGAGFANVQANSGSQMNQAVFLALLQPGDTFMGLDLAAGGHLTHGSPVNMSGKWFKAAHYTVRREDQIIDMDAVARQAEQVKPKLIIAGGSAYSRTWDFKRFREIADSVGAYLLVDMAHFAGLVAGGVHASPVPHAHVTTTTTHKSLRGPRGGLMLWNDETLTKKLNSAIFPGLQGGPLMHVIAAKAVAFGEALRPDFKVYAKNVVENAKALAETLKSHGFDIVSGGTDNHLMLVDLRPKGLKGNASEKALVRAAITCNKNGIPFDPESPFVTSGIRLGTPAATTRGFGVAEFQQVGGMIAEVLNAIAQSSDGKAPLVEAAIKERVKALTDRFPIYQ
- the nusB gene encoding transcription antitermination factor NusB, which codes for MADNSKKPPAGTEKKANRRGAARLAAVQALYQMDVGGAGINDIFAEFESHWLGNEVEGDTYLPAEAAFFRDVVSGVVRDQKKLDPLIDEALSRGWPLKRIEAILRAVLRAGAYELEHRKDVPGRVVVSEYVDVANAFVDREETGMVNAVLDQIGRQFRGDEFGRG
- the ribD gene encoding bifunctional diaminohydroxyphosphoribosylaminopyrimidine deaminase/5-amino-6-(5-phosphoribosylamino)uracil reductase RibD — encoded protein: MIFRILEDQFAQKARETKDADRRFMQLALALGRRGQGRTWPNPAVGAVIVRDGVIVGRGWTQPGGRPHAEPEALRRAGEAARGSTLYVTLEPCSHFGKSPPCADAVIAAGIKRVVAAIEDPNPEVAGQGHARLRAAGIVVDVGLCADEAAFDHAGHFRRIRDKRPQVILKLAVSPDGKIGAAGGKPVAITGDAARNRVHLLRASIDAILVGIGTVLADDPLLTCRLPGMAARSPVRVVLDQSLRIPASSQLVRTARETPLWVLGSELAEAAAATRLGAAGAQIIRIPPASASGLDLPAVLHALAEKGITRLMVEGGSRVAASFVAAELADQIWLFRGAEGVGADGVDALDALPLSKITQSQGFRVHASETFDSDTLTIYERA
- the thiL gene encoding thiamine-phosphate kinase; the protein is MASPQNPSGEDSLIARYFKPLATDPGALGLVDDAAILQSLGEDIVVTTDAVVEGVHYLAGDPPDTIARKALRVNLSDLAAKGAIPAGFVLTLALRSKEDAWLRPFAEALGEDAKTFACPLLGGDTVSTPGPQMISITAFGRVPRGRMVGRSGARPGDRILVTGTIGDAALGLDVLTGGALAGALASDPAARDALVSRYRVPQPRNGLARAVRDDATAAMDISDGFAGDLTKLCAASGVSATVDVASVPLSAIAAGLVARNAVRLETLLAGGDDYEVLCTVPAAQSFALITAGRAVGIGVTAVGTIIEGNGRPHFLDCMGRELALKRLSYSHF
- the nrdR gene encoding transcriptional regulator NrdR is translated as MRCPNCNSLDTQVKDSRPTEDSSVIRRRRVCVACNFRFTTFERVQLRELTVIKRNGRRVPFDRDKLMRSVSISLRKRPVEPERVEKMVSTIVRELETGGEAEISSEVIGETVMEHLRTLDDVAYVRFASVYRNFREAKDFADVLGELSGEEEARLATVRK